One window of the Paenibacillus beijingensis genome contains the following:
- a CDS encoding class II aldolase/adducin family protein, translated as MLQHEADDRVKQDICEIGRRVYEKGFVAANDGNISVRTGEDEIWITPTGVSKGEMTPDMLIKVNLQGEVLHGRLKPTSEMKMHLKVYEKRSDIRAVIHVHPPYATAFAIAGIPLDQATMPESVVLLGTIPVAEYATPSTEDVPKKIEQYVAGHNGVLLENHGALTWGRDLRSAYYLMESLEFCAKINWIANQMNGMRELSVEQVAELVQIRERMGLKGETPTGAVAVNGRNKGLPDKSAVHAPISDDQLERMVCRITASVLSGLQQDGARRGDGIAQHNR; from the coding sequence ATGTTACAGCATGAAGCGGACGATCGAGTAAAGCAGGACATTTGTGAGATTGGAAGGCGCGTGTACGAAAAAGGGTTCGTAGCCGCAAACGACGGCAACATCTCCGTTCGCACGGGAGAAGATGAAATTTGGATTACGCCTACAGGCGTCAGTAAAGGCGAAATGACGCCGGATATGCTCATTAAAGTGAATCTTCAAGGCGAAGTGCTGCATGGCAGGCTGAAACCCACTTCGGAAATGAAGATGCATTTGAAAGTCTATGAAAAACGGTCGGATATCCGTGCGGTCATCCATGTTCATCCGCCGTATGCGACAGCGTTTGCGATTGCGGGCATTCCGCTTGACCAGGCGACGATGCCGGAATCGGTCGTGCTGCTCGGCACGATCCCGGTCGCTGAATATGCTACACCTTCTACGGAGGATGTTCCGAAGAAGATTGAACAATATGTGGCAGGCCATAACGGGGTGCTGCTGGAAAATCACGGCGCGCTTACCTGGGGCCGCGATCTGCGCTCCGCTTATTATTTGATGGAGTCGCTGGAATTTTGCGCGAAAATCAATTGGATTGCGAACCAAATGAACGGCATGCGCGAGCTGTCTGTCGAGCAGGTTGCCGAGCTGGTCCAAATTAGAGAACGGATGGGGCTAAAAGGCGAGACGCCGACCGGTGCTGTCGCCGTTAACGGCAGAAATAAGGGATTGCCGGACAAGAGCGCCGTTCATGCTCCGATTTCTGACGACCAATTGGAGCGCATGGTGTGCAGGATTACGGCGTCCGTACTTAGCGGGCTGCAGCAGGATGGAGCGAGAAGGGGTGATGGAATTGCACAGCATAATCGTTAA
- a CDS encoding amidohydrolase: MELHSIIVNATVITVDESNRIIMDGAVAFKNGVITYVGATPEELELYDEVIDGRHRYVLPGLINTHGHVGMSLLRGYADDLPLQTWLKEKIWPWEARFTDEHVRWGTGLSLIEMIRTGTTTFVDMYDHNEAIAGIVAPSGMRAALCCGMIGSGDPGVQDRKLADAVSFAKDWHRQANGRISVMLAPHAPYTCTPHFISQIIDKAAQLQLPVHTHMSETNWEVELNVQQYGCRPVAHLHKLGMFERSALVAHAVHLTEEEIDLLAECNVRVSHNVVSNLKLASGVAPVPQMLARGISVSLGTDSSVSNNNLNLFEELKLAAIVHKGTTYDPLAVPAETALRMATRNGADGVFQSDSIGSIEIGKQADLIMIDAGKANFQPAHNPVSHVVYAANGLDVTDTIVAGKFLMRKGELMTLDEERMIYEANRMVRQLMNEDRPAHSK, from the coding sequence ATGGAATTGCACAGCATAATCGTTAACGCCACCGTCATTACCGTTGATGAATCGAACCGGATTATCATGGATGGGGCCGTCGCCTTCAAAAACGGGGTCATTACATATGTCGGGGCTACACCGGAGGAGCTGGAGCTGTACGATGAAGTCATTGACGGACGTCACCGCTATGTGCTTCCGGGTCTCATCAATACGCACGGGCATGTGGGGATGTCGCTGCTGCGCGGCTATGCAGACGATTTGCCGCTTCAAACTTGGTTGAAAGAGAAAATTTGGCCTTGGGAAGCGCGGTTTACGGATGAACATGTGAGATGGGGAACAGGGCTTTCATTAATCGAAATGATTCGCACAGGTACGACGACCTTCGTCGATATGTATGACCATAATGAGGCAATCGCGGGTATCGTTGCGCCGTCGGGAATGAGAGCCGCCCTCTGCTGCGGCATGATTGGAAGCGGCGATCCAGGCGTTCAGGACCGGAAGCTTGCGGACGCCGTTTCCTTTGCGAAGGATTGGCACCGGCAAGCGAACGGCCGCATTTCGGTCATGTTGGCTCCGCATGCGCCGTATACGTGCACGCCGCATTTCATTTCGCAAATTATTGATAAGGCGGCCCAGCTTCAGCTCCCCGTACATACGCATATGTCCGAGACGAATTGGGAGGTCGAGCTTAATGTGCAGCAATACGGCTGCCGCCCGGTCGCTCATCTGCATAAGCTGGGCATGTTTGAGCGGTCGGCATTGGTCGCGCATGCGGTCCATTTGACAGAGGAAGAGATCGACTTGCTGGCGGAGTGCAACGTTCGCGTATCGCATAATGTCGTCAGCAATTTGAAGCTTGCGAGCGGCGTTGCGCCAGTGCCGCAAATGCTTGCCAGAGGAATAAGCGTGTCGCTCGGCACCGACAGCTCGGTCAGCAATAATAATCTCAATTTGTTCGAAGAGCTGAAGTTAGCGGCGATTGTGCATAAGGGAACGACGTATGACCCGCTGGCCGTTCCGGCGGAAACGGCGCTCCGAATGGCTACGCGCAATGGAGCGGACGGCGTGTTTCAATCCGATTCGATCGGAAGCATCGAGATTGGCAAGCAAGCCGATCTCATCATGATCGATGCGGGGAAAGCGAATTTTCAGCCGGCGCACAATCCGGTTTCCCATGTTGTATATGCAGCTAACGGGCTGGACGTAACGGATACGATCGTGGCGGGCAAATTCCTAATGCGCAAAGGGGAGCTGATGACGCTGGATGAAGAGCGGATGATCTATGAAGCGAACCGGATGGTCCGCCAATTAATGAACGAGGATCGGCCCGCTCATTCGAAATAA
- a CDS encoding purine-nucleoside phosphorylase yields MDRIDRAKTYIQRLTGYRPTVGLILGSGLGDLGHEIEEAIKIPYDEIPFFSSTTVESHAGLLVIGKLEGKVVVAMQGRFHYYEGHSMDAITFPVRVMKALGVERLLITNSSGGVNESYQAGDVMVVSDHINLTGVNPLIGPNDGRLGVRFPDLTNAYCADLRRLAHETAAAQGLRMHEGVYVGWAGPTFETPAEIRMTRIVGGDAVGMSTIPEVIVANHAGMKVLALSCVCNMAAGILPGGLTAEEVFEAAQELKGRLIGLVRAILKVM; encoded by the coding sequence ATGGACAGAATTGATCGCGCCAAGACATATATTCAGCGTTTAACCGGCTACCGCCCGACGGTAGGACTGATTTTGGGATCGGGACTTGGCGATTTGGGACACGAAATCGAAGAAGCAATCAAGATTCCTTATGATGAAATCCCGTTTTTCTCCAGCACGACCGTCGAAAGCCATGCCGGCTTGCTCGTGATCGGCAAGCTGGAGGGGAAAGTAGTCGTCGCGATGCAGGGCCGGTTTCATTATTATGAAGGACATTCCATGGATGCCATCACCTTCCCGGTCCGCGTTATGAAAGCGCTCGGTGTCGAACGGCTGCTCATTACCAATTCGAGCGGCGGCGTGAACGAGTCCTATCAAGCGGGCGATGTGATGGTCGTTAGCGACCATATTAATTTGACGGGAGTAAATCCGCTTATCGGCCCCAATGACGGGCGGCTGGGCGTTCGTTTTCCCGATTTGACGAACGCTTACTGCGCTGACCTGAGGCGGCTTGCGCATGAGACGGCCGCTGCTCAGGGTTTACGTATGCACGAGGGCGTTTATGTCGGCTGGGCTGGCCCGACGTTTGAAACTCCTGCCGAAATTCGAATGACGCGAATTGTAGGCGGGGATGCGGTCGGCATGTCAACCATTCCCGAAGTGATTGTGGCCAATCATGCCGGGATGAAAGTGCTGGCGCTGTCCTGTGTCTGCAATATGGCCGCCGGCATTTTGCCGGGAGGGCTTACGGCTGAAGAGGTGTTTGAAGCGGC